Proteins found in one Vulpes vulpes isolate BD-2025 chromosome 13, VulVul3, whole genome shotgun sequence genomic segment:
- the SNAI2 gene encoding zinc finger protein SNAI2: protein MPRSFLVKKHFNASKKPNYSELDTHTVIISPYLYESYPMPVIPQPEILSSGAYSPITVWTTAAPFHSPLPNGLSSLSGYPSSLGRVSPPPPSDTSSKDHSGSESPISDEEERLQSKLSDPHAIEAEKFQCNLCNKTYSTFSGLAKHKQLHCDAQSRKSFSCKYCDKEYVSLGALKMHIRTHTLPCVCKICGKAFSRPWLLQGHIRTHTGEKPFSCPHCNRAFADRSNLRAHLQTHSDVKKYQCKNCSKTFSRMSLLHKHEESGCCVAH from the exons ATGCCGCGCTCCTTCCTGGTCAAGAAGCATTTCAACGCCTCCAAGAAGCCCAACTACAGCGAACTGGACACGCACACAG TGATCATTTCCCCATATCTCTATGAGAGCTACCCCATGCCTGTCATACCACAACCAGAGATCCTCAGCTCGGGAGCGTACAGCCCCATTACCGTGTGGACTACGGCAGCTCCATTCCACTCCCCACTACCCAAtggcctctcttctctctctggatACCCCTCATCCTTGGGGCGAGTGAGTCCCCCTCCTCCATCTGACACCTCATCCAAGGACCACAGTGGCTCAGAAAGCCCCATTAGTGATGAAGAGGAAAGACTACAATCCAAGCTCTCAGACCCCCATGCCATTGAAGCTGAAAAGTTTCAGTGCAATTTATGCAATAAAACCTATTCAACTTTTTCTGGGCTGGCCAAACATAAGCAGTTGCACTGTGACGCCCAGTCTAGGAAATCCTTCAGCTGTAAATACTGTGACAAGGAATACGTGAGCCTGGGCGCCCTTAAAATGCACATCCGGACCCACACTTTACCTTGTGTCTGCAAGATCTGCGGCAAGGCGTTTTCCAGACCCTGGTTACTTCAAGGACACATCAGAACTCACACTG GGGAGAAGCCTTTTTCTTGCCCTCACTGCAACAGAGCATTTGCAGACAGGTCAAATCTGAGGGCTCATCTGCAGACCCACTCGGATGTAAAGAAATACCAGTGCAAAAACTGCTCCAAAACCTTCTCCAGAATGTCTCTTCTGCACAAACATGAGGAATCTGGCTGCTGTGTAGCACACTGA